One Pyrococcus furiosus DSM 3638 genomic region harbors:
- a CDS encoding cation:proton antiporter subunit C gives MIYVLLIIIGLFGIIVNKGKLKQLLSLNILALGVVVFFVNKGSHLGTAPPLKGFSNPVDPLPTVLMLTTIVVDVAVTGLALALVMGGRKE, from the coding sequence ATGATCTATGTGTTGCTTATAATCATAGGCCTCTTTGGAATAATAGTGAATAAGGGGAAACTCAAGCAACTTCTCTCCCTCAACATATTGGCTCTAGGAGTTGTGGTATTCTTCGTAAACAAGGGCTCCCATTTGGGAACTGCTCCCCCGCTTAAGGGGTTTTCGAATCCAGTTGATCCCCTTCCAACAGTTTTAATGTTGACAACAATAGTCGTTGATGTAGCCGTGACAGGTCTTGCTTTGGCCCTTGTAATGGGGGGGAGGAAGGAATGA